In the genome of Falsirhodobacter halotolerans, one region contains:
- the modB gene encoding molybdate ABC transporter permease subunit, with amino-acid sequence MLFTPEEWQAIRLSLQVAGVATAVSLPFGVFIAFALARWRFPGRDLLNGLVHVPLILPPVVTGYLLLLTFGRRGWIGGALAEWGIVFAFNWTGAALAAGIMAFPLMVRAMRLSFEAIDPGLEAAAATLGAHPMRVFATVTLPLAVPGVLAGSILAFAKAMGEFGATITFVSNIPGQTQTLPSAIYALLQAPGGEERAIRLVVVSVVLSLGAILMSEWLARAFARRLRA; translated from the coding sequence ATGCTGTTCACGCCCGAGGAATGGCAGGCCATCCGCCTGTCGCTGCAGGTGGCCGGCGTCGCCACGGCGGTCAGCCTGCCCTTCGGGGTGTTCATCGCCTTTGCCCTCGCCCGCTGGCGGTTTCCGGGGCGCGACCTGCTGAACGGTCTGGTCCATGTGCCGTTGATCCTGCCCCCGGTCGTGACGGGGTATCTTCTGCTTCTGACCTTCGGGCGGCGCGGATGGATCGGGGGCGCGTTGGCCGAATGGGGGATCGTTTTCGCCTTCAACTGGACCGGGGCCGCGCTGGCGGCAGGCATCATGGCGTTCCCGCTGATGGTCCGCGCCATGCGCCTTTCCTTCGAGGCGATCGACCCCGGGCTGGAGGCCGCTGCCGCCACGCTGGGTGCCCACCCGATGCGGGTCTTCGCCACCGTCACCCTGCCCTTGGCGGTGCCGGGGGTGCTCGCAGGCTCCATCCTGGCCTTCGCCAAGGCGATGGGGGAATTCGGCGCGACCATTACCTTCGTGTCGAACATTCCCGGCCAGACGCAAACCCTTCCCTCGGCCATCTATGCGCTGCTGCAGGCCCCCGGCGGGGAGGAGCGGGCGATTCGGCTGGTCGTCGTGTCCGTGGTCCTGTCGCTGGGGGCGATCCTGATGTCGGAATGGCTGGCCCGCGCCTTTGCAAGGCGGTTGCGCGCATGA
- the modA gene encoding molybdate ABC transporter substrate-binding protein — MLRLAPLVLIALPVMAQADTVTVFAAASLKTAFDTIAPDWKAQSGDDLVISYAGSSVLAQQIIQGAPTDVFISASTDWMDAVDEAGVTIMGTRRDLLGNTLVLVAATDAPETTIERLPDALSGGKLAMALVDSVPAGVYGQEALRTLGLWDHVRADVAQADNVRAALALVAAGEAPYGIVYASDAVAEPAVRVVATFPEDSHTPITYPAAVIRGTHPEAAEAFLTYLSQPAAGAVFADQGFKVLP, encoded by the coding sequence ATGCTGCGCCTTGCCCCCCTTGTCCTGATCGCCCTGCCCGTCATGGCCCAGGCCGACACCGTGACGGTGTTCGCCGCCGCCAGCCTCAAGACCGCGTTCGACACCATCGCCCCGGACTGGAAGGCGCAGTCGGGCGACGATCTGGTCATCTCCTATGCCGGCTCTTCGGTCTTGGCGCAGCAGATCATCCAAGGCGCGCCCACCGACGTCTTCATCTCCGCCTCGACCGACTGGATGGACGCGGTGGATGAGGCGGGGGTAACGATAATGGGAACGCGGAGGGATCTTTTGGGAAACACCTTGGTCCTCGTGGCGGCCACGGACGCGCCGGAGACAACGATCGAACGCCTGCCCGACGCCCTGTCGGGGGGGAAGCTGGCGATGGCGCTGGTCGATTCGGTCCCCGCCGGGGTTTACGGGCAGGAGGCGTTGCGCACACTTGGCCTGTGGGACCACGTCCGCGCTGACGTGGCGCAGGCCGACAACGTGCGCGCGGCGCTGGCCCTCGTGGCGGCGGGCGAAGCGCCCTATGGCATCGTCTATGCCTCGGATGCGGTGGCGGAACCCGCGGTTCGCGTGGTGGCCACCTTCCCCGAGGACAGCCACACCCCCATCACCTATCCCGCCGCCGTGATCCGTGGCACCCATCCCGAGGCGGCGGAGGCGTTCCTGACCTACCTGTCCCAGCCCGCCGCCGGGGCGGTCTTCGCGGATCAGGGATTCAAGGTCCTGCCCTGA
- the mdoH gene encoding glucans biosynthesis glucosyltransferase MdoH — translation MVSAHTSAGAYLSRTLGLSVSLLSACGAFLLFLQFGWSDGLDAMDIVRSAFIWISTFWLAWGAVQAILGMMTRAKAPALPPFTGLTTRTAILVPVYNEDPVTVFARIVAMDRSLKATGHSDHFHFAILSDTRKEDIAALERHWFERLLDDCDGEGRMFYRRRADNTGRKAGNIEDFFQSSGAAYDFALILDADSLMEGATIVEMARRMEADPKLGLLQTLPKVTRATARFGRAMQFSASFHSPIFARGLAMMQGTTGPFWGHNAIVRCRAFAESCGLPELPGSPPFGGHILSHDYVEAALLARAGWVVRLDDDLAGSFEEGPENIVDHAKRDRRWCQGNLQHSKIVAAPGLRPWNRFVFVQGILSYIAPLFWLGFLISSIAAPWFAPPLNYFPVENWPFPIFPSDETWKAIGLAIGIFGLLFLPKFLVVADAITSGRAKRFGGAGLVARSTFAELLLSSINAPILMMFQTRSVLQVLLGADSGWPTNNRGDGTLTVAEGWEATWWIVLTGAAGLAATWFFVSGLVPWLLPIVVPMILAPLIISWTSQRSRSRLFATPIDVIPSPVLALNDQALAAWQKNGTP, via the coding sequence ATGGTGTCCGCCCACACCTCCGCTGGTGCCTATCTCTCTCGCACCCTTGGACTGAGCGTGAGCCTGTTGTCGGCCTGCGGGGCGTTCTTGCTGTTCCTGCAATTCGGCTGGTCGGACGGGTTGGACGCGATGGATATCGTCCGGTCGGCCTTCATCTGGATCTCGACCTTCTGGCTGGCGTGGGGGGCGGTGCAGGCCATTCTGGGCATGATGACCCGCGCCAAGGCCCCGGCCCTTCCGCCATTCACCGGGCTGACGACACGCACCGCGATTCTGGTTCCGGTCTATAACGAGGATCCAGTCACGGTCTTTGCCCGCATCGTCGCGATGGACCGCTCCCTGAAGGCGACGGGCCATTCCGACCATTTCCACTTCGCCATCCTGTCCGACACCCGCAAGGAGGACATCGCGGCGTTGGAGCGGCATTGGTTCGAACGCCTGCTGGACGATTGCGATGGCGAGGGGCGGATGTTCTATCGTCGGCGCGCGGACAATACGGGGCGCAAGGCCGGCAATATCGAGGATTTCTTCCAAAGCTCGGGCGCGGCCTATGATTTCGCGCTGATCCTGGACGCCGACAGCCTGATGGAGGGGGCGACCATCGTCGAAATGGCCCGCCGGATGGAGGCGGATCCCAAGCTGGGCCTGTTGCAGACCCTGCCCAAGGTGACCCGCGCCACCGCCCGTTTCGGGCGGGCGATGCAGTTTTCCGCAAGCTTCCATTCCCCGATCTTCGCGCGTGGTCTGGCAATGATGCAGGGCACCACGGGGCCTTTCTGGGGGCATAACGCCATCGTCCGATGCCGCGCCTTTGCCGAAAGCTGCGGCTTGCCCGAACTGCCCGGAAGCCCCCCGTTCGGCGGGCACATCCTCAGCCACGACTATGTCGAGGCGGCCCTTCTGGCCCGTGCGGGCTGGGTCGTGCGCCTGGATGACGATCTGGCCGGCAGCTTCGAGGAGGGGCCGGAGAACATCGTCGATCACGCCAAGCGCGACCGGCGGTGGTGTCAGGGCAACCTGCAGCATTCCAAGATCGTCGCCGCCCCGGGCCTGCGTCCATGGAACCGCTTTGTCTTCGTGCAGGGCATCCTGTCCTATATCGCGCCGCTGTTCTGGTTGGGATTCCTCATCTCCTCCATCGCGGCGCCGTGGTTCGCCCCGCCCCTGAACTATTTCCCCGTCGAAAACTGGCCCTTCCCCATCTTTCCATCGGACGAGACGTGGAAGGCCATCGGGCTGGCCATCGGCATTTTCGGCCTTCTGTTCCTGCCGAAGTTTCTTGTGGTGGCGGATGCGATTACCTCGGGTCGGGCCAAACGGTTCGGGGGTGCGGGGCTTGTGGCGCGGTCGACCTTCGCCGAACTCCTCCTGTCGTCGATCAACGCGCCGATCCTGATGATGTTTCAGACGCGGTCGGTGCTGCAGGTTCTGCTTGGCGCCGACAGCGGCTGGCCCACGAACAACCGTGGCGACGGCACCTTGACCGTGGCCGAGGGGTGGGAGGCGACGTGGTGGATCGTCCTGACCGGCGCGGCGGGCCTGGCCGCGACCTGGTTCTTCGTGTCCGGTCTTGTGCCGTGGCTGCTGCCCATCGTGGTGCCGATGATCCTGGCCCCCCTGATCATATCCTGGACGTCGCAGCGCAGCCGGTCGCGCCTATTTGCAACGCCGATCGACGTGATCCCCTCTCCCGTGCTGGCGCTGAACGATCAGGCGCTGGCCGCGTGGCAAAAGAACGGCACCCCGTGA
- a CDS encoding glucan biosynthesis protein, producing MPFDFDMLTQEMRTAATEAYVAPSKPTGALGNLGYDDYRAINFRSPNARWSDAPGSMFRVEAFHMGWLYSDPVRVFEVQDGSATEMHFSTDDFDYYNDLADRFQPHLELPGVAGFRLATPLNRPDVYDELVAFLGASYFRALGRGNSYGLSARGLAINTASGGQEEFPRFSRFYLERPTDGSMTIVVYAAMESPSVTGAYRFLITPGEETVMVVTARIFARQDVQQLGVAPLTSMYMFSESNRANYDDFRPNVHDSDGLRIERNSGEIIWRPLNNPPRLGGSYLGESSPRSFGLYQRDREFESFQDMEALYERRPSAMVQPIGDWGPGSVRLVEIPTDSEVNDNIVAFWVPDEEFKKGDAREYAYSLRWGAMAADPNQSLAYVYDTRSGAGGVSGLNNGDNFRKYVVDFRGGVIANLPADAMLEPVVNVQNGTVEHVSLVRIPGTDMWRLIMDVTGDSGAVVELGAHLAGYGRKLSETWLYQWINA from the coding sequence ATGCCGTTCGATTTCGACATGCTGACCCAGGAGATGCGGACGGCCGCGACCGAGGCGTATGTGGCCCCGTCCAAACCGACCGGCGCCCTTGGCAACCTTGGATATGACGATTACCGCGCGATCAACTTCCGTTCCCCCAATGCGCGCTGGTCCGATGCCCCCGGATCGATGTTCCGGGTCGAGGCGTTCCACATGGGGTGGCTCTACAGCGATCCCGTGCGAGTGTTCGAAGTGCAGGACGGTTCGGCGACCGAGATGCATTTCTCCACCGACGACTTTGATTATTACAACGATCTTGCCGACCGGTTTCAACCGCATCTGGAACTGCCGGGCGTTGCGGGCTTCCGTCTTGCGACCCCGCTGAACCGCCCGGACGTCTATGACGAACTGGTGGCCTTTCTGGGCGCGTCGTATTTCCGCGCACTGGGGCGCGGCAACAGCTATGGCCTGTCGGCGCGCGGGCTGGCGATCAACACCGCGTCCGGCGGGCAGGAGGAATTCCCCCGCTTCTCCCGCTTCTATCTTGAGCGTCCGACCGACGGGTCGATGACGATCGTGGTCTATGCCGCGATGGAAAGCCCCTCCGTCACGGGGGCCTATCGCTTCCTGATCACGCCGGGCGAGGAGACGGTGATGGTCGTCACCGCGCGCATCTTCGCCCGTCAGGATGTGCAGCAACTGGGCGTGGCCCCGCTGACGTCGATGTATATGTTCTCGGAATCCAACCGGGCGAACTACGACGACTTCCGCCCCAACGTTCACGATTCCGACGGTTTGCGGATCGAGCGCAACTCGGGTGAGATCATCTGGCGGCCGCTGAACAACCCGCCGCGCCTTGGCGGCTCGTATCTGGGCGAAAGCTCGCCCCGGTCCTTCGGCCTGTATCAGCGGGACCGCGAATTCGAAAGCTTCCAAGACATGGAGGCGCTGTATGAACGCCGACCGTCGGCCATGGTGCAACCCATCGGCGACTGGGGTCCGGGATCCGTGCGGCTGGTGGAGATCCCCACCGACTCCGAGGTGAACGACAACATCGTCGCCTTCTGGGTTCCGGATGAAGAGTTCAAGAAGGGCGACGCCCGCGAATACGCCTATTCCCTGCGGTGGGGCGCGATGGCGGCCGATCCGAACCAGTCGCTCGCCTATGTCTATGACACCCGTTCGGGCGCGGGCGGCGTTTCGGGGCTGAACAACGGCGACAACTTCCGCAAGTATGTCGTGGATTTCCGGGGCGGCGTGATTGCCAACCTGCCCGCCGACGCGATGCTGGAACCTGTGGTCAACGTCCAGAACGGCACGGTCGAACATGTCAGTCTGGTGCGCATTCCGGGCACCGACATGTGGCGGTTGATCATGGACGTGACGGGCGATTCCGGGGCGGTCGTGGAACTTGGCGCACATCTGGCCGGTTACGGACGCAAATTGTCGGAAACCTGGCTTTATCAATGGATCAACGCATGA
- a CDS encoding PstS family phosphate ABC transporter substrate-binding protein — translation MSLMKLTASTFAIATAFAGVASAQGREQVQVAGSSTVLPYSTIVAEAFGENFDFPTPVVQSGGSSAGLQQFCQGVGENTPDIANASRLIRESEIETCHANGVTDIMHVQIGYDGIVFASDINGEAFEFTPEDWYKALAAQVVVDGELVANPYTTWNEVNADLPEQPILAFIPGTKHGTREVFEEKVMAAGCEASGALEEMTAMTDEDAAEEACVAIRTDGRSVDIDGDYTETLARIQSDANGIGVFGLSFYENNTNTLQVATMSGVTPSTETIASGEYPVSRPLQFYVKKAHIGVIPGLKEFVEFFVSDDMAGPNGPLAAYGLVSDPELAQTQAAVAAEETM, via the coding sequence ATGTCGCTCATGAAACTCACCGCGTCCACCTTCGCCATCGCCACGGCTTTTGCCGGGGTCGCCTCGGCTCAGGGCCGCGAGCAGGTGCAGGTCGCCGGGTCGTCGACCGTTCTTCCCTACTCCACCATCGTGGCCGAAGCCTTTGGCGAGAACTTCGACTTCCCGACCCCGGTCGTGCAATCGGGCGGTTCGTCGGCGGGCCTGCAGCAGTTCTGTCAGGGCGTGGGCGAGAATACGCCCGACATCGCCAACGCCTCGCGTCTGATCCGCGAAAGCGAGATCGAGACCTGCCACGCCAACGGCGTGACCGACATCATGCATGTCCAGATCGGGTATGACGGGATCGTCTTCGCCTCCGACATCAACGGCGAAGCCTTCGAATTCACTCCGGAAGACTGGTACAAGGCGCTGGCCGCGCAGGTCGTCGTGGACGGCGAACTGGTCGCCAACCCCTACACCACCTGGAACGAAGTGAATGCCGACCTGCCGGAACAGCCGATCCTGGCCTTCATTCCGGGCACCAAGCACGGCACCCGCGAAGTGTTCGAGGAGAAGGTCATGGCCGCGGGCTGCGAAGCCTCCGGCGCGCTGGAAGAAATGACGGCGATGACCGACGAGGACGCGGCGGAAGAGGCCTGCGTCGCGATCCGCACCGACGGTCGTTCGGTCGATATCGATGGCGATTACACCGAGACGCTGGCCCGCATCCAGTCGGACGCGAACGGCATCGGCGTGTTCGGTCTTTCGTTCTATGAAAACAACACCAACACGCTGCAAGTGGCGACCATGTCCGGTGTGACCCCGTCGACCGAGACCATCGCCTCGGGCGAATACCCGGTGTCCCGCCCGCTGCAGTTCTATGTCAAGAAGGCCCATATCGGCGTCATCCCCGGCCTGAAGGAATTCGTCGAATTCTTCGTGTCCGACGACATGGCCGGCCCGAACGGCCCGCTGGCCGCCTATGGCCTCGTGTCGGACCCGGAGCTGGCCCAGACGCAGGCGGCTGTCGCGGCGGAAGAAACCATGTAA
- the pstC gene encoding phosphate ABC transporter permease subunit PstC gives MSVLWITLIVVAIAAIAFALGRRGAIASTSGDPRRLHSLPSYYGWFAFMTAAIPAFLILIAWLIVQPLVVEQRAEGALALPDSVAQGDRDAAMRDVRTLASAMQTAVGSGAMTADRIDGFATDPAALAGALRDAGVPNLLTITRPMYDAARAMRDTAGALNLGMAILVIAVALAGAVWGIRRCRPDFRARNSVERVTMGILMLASLIAILTTVAIVFSMVFETVNFFRQYPWTQFFFGTTWSPVFQGQSQLGILPLLWGTLYVSLIALLVAVPIGIFSAIYLSEYATRRVRAVAKPLIEILAGIPTIVYGLFALITVGPLLRDYFAQPLGLGSSGSSVMTAGLVMGIMIIPFVSSLSDDIINAVPQSLRDGSLGLGATPSETIRKVVLPAALPGIVGAVLLAASRAIGETMIVVLGAGAAARMDVNPFEAMTTITVKIVSQLTGDTDFNSPETLVAFALGLTLFVITLGLNILALYIVRTYREQYE, from the coding sequence ATGTCCGTGCTCTGGATTACGCTGATCGTGGTTGCCATCGCCGCCATCGCCTTCGCGCTCGGTCGGCGTGGGGCCATTGCCAGCACGTCGGGCGATCCCCGGCGCCTTCATTCGCTGCCCTCCTACTACGGGTGGTTCGCCTTCATGACGGCGGCCATTCCGGCCTTCCTGATCCTGATCGCATGGCTGATCGTGCAGCCCCTTGTCGTCGAACAGCGGGCCGAGGGGGCGCTGGCGTTGCCGGACAGCGTGGCCCAGGGGGACCGGGACGCGGCAATGCGCGATGTGCGGACACTCGCCTCCGCCATGCAGACGGCGGTGGGCAGCGGGGCGATGACGGCGGACAGGATCGACGGCTTTGCCACGGACCCGGCGGCACTGGCCGGTGCGCTGCGGGATGCGGGCGTGCCGAACCTGCTGACCATCACCCGGCCGATGTATGACGCCGCGCGCGCGATGCGCGACACGGCCGGGGCGCTGAACCTTGGCATGGCCATCCTTGTGATTGCGGTGGCGCTGGCCGGGGCCGTCTGGGGCATCCGCCGCTGCCGCCCCGATTTCCGCGCCCGCAACAGCGTGGAGCGGGTGACGATGGGCATCCTGATGCTCGCCTCGCTGATCGCGATCCTGACGACGGTCGCCATCGTCTTCTCCATGGTGTTCGAGACGGTGAACTTCTTCCGTCAGTATCCGTGGACCCAGTTCTTCTTCGGCACGACCTGGTCGCCGGTGTTTCAGGGGCAGAGCCAGCTTGGCATCCTGCCACTCTTGTGGGGCACGCTCTATGTCAGCCTGATCGCGCTGCTGGTCGCCGTGCCGATCGGCATTTTCTCCGCCATCTATCTTTCGGAATACGCGACCCGGCGGGTGCGCGCCGTGGCCAAGCCGCTGATCGAGATCCTCGCCGGCATCCCCACCATCGTCTATGGTCTGTTCGCGCTGATCACCGTGGGGCCGTTGCTGCGGGATTACTTCGCCCAACCGCTGGGTCTGGGATCGTCGGGATCGTCGGTGATGACGGCGGGGCTGGTGATGGGGATCATGATCATCCCCTTCGTGTCCTCGTTGTCGGACGACATCATCAACGCCGTGCCGCAATCCCTGCGCGACGGATCGCTGGGTCTTGGCGCCACGCCGTCGGAAACCATCCGCAAGGTGGTTCTTCCCGCCGCCTTGCCGGGCATCGTGGGCGCCGTCCTGCTCGCCGCTTCCCGCGCCATTGGCGAGACGATGATCGTCGTTCTGGGGGCAGGGGCCGCGGCCCGAATGGACGTGAACCCGTTCGAGGCGATGACCACCATCACCGTCAAGATCGTCAGCCAGCTGACCGGCGACACCGACTTCAACTCGCCCGAGACTTTGGTCGCCTTCGCCCTCGGCCTGACGCTGTTCGTGATCACGCTGGGGCTGAACATCCTCGCCCTCTATATCGTCCGTA